A section of the Mangifera indica cultivar Alphonso chromosome 12, CATAS_Mindica_2.1, whole genome shotgun sequence genome encodes:
- the LOC123192396 gene encoding exocyst complex component EXO70H1-like: MPTPSSSSNPLSSISSFPSSYTHTPSYPIHTFSKSMMEAKIESAEPIITRWELNSFSYTKDLSLFNHMRKEGQELLKSVKDLCRAMHFLVSENSPSDKLALAQTLMQIAMKRVAYEFYWILSKHCDQLDPGSVAGQSSNELRNSDEEEEASEDKNKLKRASETTEVESASQFAMSDLKAIADCMISSGYGKECIKIYKLSRKSVVDERLYQLGIEKFKASRIQKLNWEELEQMMKNWLSAVKIVVKTLFSGEKALCHCVFSASDMIKESCFCHIMEEGAMNLFRFPEIIAKSKKSQEKIFRQLELHEALTDLWPEIEMIFNSDSTSAIKLQALSSKQKLGDSIRTILSDFESRIQKDSSKTPAIGGGIYPLTESAMSFICSLGDYSRILSEIVAEYPPRNSTVTETCIGGSASPASFHLAWLILVLLCKLDCKAETHRKDVALSYLFLANNLSFIIEKVKTSQLKDLLGDGWLSVHTKKLKQYVLNYETIAWTKVFSSLPEKSSSAITPEAAMECFQRFNAAFEEAYMKQTSWIVPDGKLRDELRVSIAEKLVPEYREFFDTYVVMLNGNRNLKVLARFEPDDLGNYLSDMFHGAPILVDFSSSSSCSKSPGCILR, translated from the coding sequence ATGCCAACTCCCTCCTCATCTTCTAACCCCCTCTCTTCTATTTCTTCATTTCCCAGTTCTTATACTCATACTCCGTCTTACCCTATACACACATTCTCTAAATCAATGATGGAGGCGAAAATAGAAAGTGCAGAACCAATCATTACCAGATGGGAGCTAAACTCTTTCTCATACACCAAagatctctctctttttaatcATATGAGAAAAGAGGGTCAAGAGCTCCTGAAAAGTGTCAAAGACTTGTGTCGAGCCATGCACTTCTTAGTTTCTGAAAATTCACCTTCTGATAAGCTTGCTCTTGCTCAAACCCTCATGCAAATCGCCATGAAAAGGGTTGCATATGAGTTTTATTGGATATTGTCCAAACACTGTGATCAACTTGATCCCGGATCAGTTGCAGGTCAATCCTCTAACGAGTTGAGAAATTCTGATGAGGAGGAGGAAGCATCTGAGGATAAGAATAAGTTAAAGCGAGCCAGTGAGACAACTGAGGTGGAAAGTGCCTCACAGTTTGCCATGTCTGACCTCAAGGCAATAGCTGATTGTATGATCAGTTCTGGTTATGGTAAGGAGTGTATAAAGATATACAAACTGAGCAGGAAATCAGTTGTAGATGAAAGATTGTATCAACTTGGAATTGAAAAGTTCAAGGCTTCtcgaattcagaaattgaattgGGAAGAGCTTGAACAAATGATGAAGAACTGGCTGAGTGCAGTGAAGATTGTAGTGAAAACACTCTTCAGTGGAGAAAAAGCCCTCTGCCATTGCGTGTTTTCAGCATCTGATATGATCAAAGAGTCTTGCTTCTGTCATATAATGGAAGAGGGAGCTATGAATCTATTTAGATTTCCAGAAATCATTGCAAAAAGCAAGAAATCACAAGAAAAAATTTTCAGGCAATTGGAACTTCATGAAGCACTCACCGATCTCTGGCCAGAAATAGAAATGATATTCAACTCTGATTCCACCTCGGCTATAAAATTGCAAGCTCTTTCATCGAAACAGAAGCTTGGTGACTCAATTCGAACAATTTTATCTGACTTTGAATCAAGAATTCAAAAGGACTCATCAAAGACTCCAGCTATTGGTGGTGGAATTTACCCACTTACTGAATCAGCAATGAGTTTCATATGTTCACTTGGAGATTACAGTAGAATTCTTTCTGAAATTGTCGCTGAATATCCTCCAAGAAATTCAACAGTTACAGAAACTTGCATTGGGGGTTCAGCATCACCAGCATCCTTTCACCTAGCCTGGCTAATACTCGTTCTTTTATGCAAGCTTGACTGCAAAGCTGAGACACACAGAAAGGATGTGGCTTTGTCATATCTCTTCCTAGCCAACAATCTCAGCTTCATCATTGAAAAAGTTAAGACATCTCAACTGAAGGACCTTCTCGGTGATGGTTGGCTGAGTGTGCACACTAAGAAGCTTAAACAATATGTTTTAAACTACGAAACCATTGCTTGGACCAAGGTCTTCTCCTCTTTGCCAGAGAAAAGTTCCTCAGCAATAACACCTGAAGCAGCGATGGAATGTTTTCAGCGGTTCAATGCAGCTTTTGAAGAAGCATATATGAAACAAACATCATGGATTGTACCAGATGGGAAGTTAAGAGATGAATTAAGGGTTTCAATAGCAGAAAAACTTGTACCAGAATACAGAGAATTCTTTGACACATATGTGGTGATGTTGAATGGGAATAGAAACTTGAAAGTGCTGGCAAGATTTGAACCTGATGATTTGGGAAATTATCTATCAGATATGTTCCATGGTGCTCCCATCTTAGTtgatttttcatcatcttcatcatgcAGCAAATCCCCTGGATGCATACTCCGATAA
- the LOC123193342 gene encoding 60S ribosomal protein L35 — protein sequence MARIKVHELRQKSKADLLTQLKDLKAELALLRVAKVTGGAPNKLSKIKVVRLSIAQVLTVISQKQKAALREAYKKKKLLPLDLRPKKTRAIRRRLTKHQASLKTEREKKREMYFPMRKYAIKV from the exons ATGG CTCGTATCAAAGTGCATGAGCTTAGGCAGAAATCGAAGGCAGACCTCTTGACCCAGTTGAAAGATCTCAAGGCCGAACTCGCCCTCCTTCGCGTTGCTAAGGTCACCGGCGGTGCTCCTAACAAACTCTCCAAgat CAAGGTGGTGAGGTTGTCTATTGCACAGGTTTTGACAGTTATTTCACAGAAGCAGAAGGCTGCATTGAGGGAGGCttacaagaagaagaagctttTGCCTCTTGATCTGCGTCCCAAGAAGACCAGAGCTATCAGAAGAAGGCTCACAAAGCATCAG GCATCATTGAAGACAGAGAGGGAGAAGAAGCGGGAGATGTACTTCCCTATGAGGAAGTATGCCATTAAGGTGTAA
- the LOC123193341 gene encoding caffeoylshikimate esterase-like, producing the protein MAQASQIGDIKYAEEYILNGRGNKLFTCCWVPVNQEPKALIFICHGYAMECSITMNSTATRLANSGFACYGIDYEGHGKSEGLDAYITNFDDLVDDCSTHFSNLCEREENKGKMRYLLGESMGGAVALLLHRMKGDYWDGAILVAPMCKIADELKPHPVVISILNQLSRIIPTWKIVPTKDIVDVAFKMPEVRAQVRANKYCYKGRPRLKTGQELLRVCIDLEQNLQEVALPFIVLHGEDDKVTDPGVSQQLYNVASSEDKTLKLYEGMWHGLLYGEPPENIEIVFRDIINWIEERVSMGNSRLERELKQAHDDFKNKI; encoded by the exons atg gCTCAGGCTAGTCAAATTGGTGATATCAAGTACGCTGAG GAGTATATTTTGAATGGTCGAGGAAATAAACTGTTTACATGTTGTTGGGTCCCGGTGAATCAAGAACCAAAAGCTTTAATCTTCATCTGCCATGGCTACGCCATGGAGTGCAGCATCACCATGAATA GCACTGCAACTCGGCTGGCAAACTCAGGTTTTGCCTGCTATGGGATAGATTATGAAGGCCATGGAAAATCAGAAGGCTTGGATGCTTACATCACTAACTTCGACGATCTTGTTGATGATTGCTCCACTCATTTCAGTAACTTATgtg AGAGAGAAGAGAACAAAGGGAAGATGAGATATTTGTTGGGGGAATCCATGGGAGGAGCTGTGGCTCTTCTCTTGCACAGAATGAAAGGAGATTATTGGGATGGGGCCATCTTGGTGGCGCCAATGTGTAAG ATTGCTGATGAATTGAAGCCACATCCTGTTGTGATCAGTATTCTCAACCAGCTTTCCAGGATTATTCCAACATGGAAAATTGTCCCAACTAAAGATATAGTTGATGTTGCATTCAAAATGCCTGAGGTTAGAGCACAG GTTAGAGCAAATAAATACTGTTACAAAGGGCGGCCACGCTTGAAAACCGGCCAAGAGCTTCTCAGGGTCTGCATAGATCTTGAGCAGAATCTCCAAGAg GTTGCATTACCATTTATCGTTTTGCACGGGGAAGATGACAAAGTGACAGATCCAGGAGTTAGCCAGCAACTATATAATGTAGCATCCAGCGAGGACAAGACCTTGAAGCTATATGAGGGGATGTGGCATGGTTTACTCTATGGCGAGCCCCCTGAAAATATCGAGATTGTATTCAGAGACATTATCAATTGGATAGAGGAGAGAGTTTCCATGGGAAATTCAAGACTGGAAAGGGAGCTTAAACAAGCTCACGATGATTTCAAAAACaagatataa
- the LOC123193343 gene encoding caffeoylshikimate esterase-like — translation MECSITMESAAMLLVKAGFAVYGIDYEGHGKSGGLQGYVHNFDNLVEDCCKHFTGMCEREDNKGKMRYLLGESMGGAMALLLHRKKPDFWHGAILVAPMCKIADEMRPHPLMMSVLNMVTKLAPQWKLNQNQDIVDVAFKEPQVRQQIRENKYCYKGPAFLKTGYELARVSTDLEKRLHEVTLPFLVLHGEDDKVIDKNVSQQLYKVAASQDKTLKLYPGMWHSLLYGEPQDNIDIVFKDIISWLDKRCSKANSTL, via the exons ATGGAATGCAGCATCACCATGGAAA GTGCTGCAATGCTGCTTGTAAAGGCGGGTTTTGCAGTGTATGGGATTGATTATGAAGGCCATGGAAAATCAGGTGGTCTGCAGGGCTATGTCCATAACTTTGATAATCTCGTTGAAGACTGTTGTAAACATTTTACAGGAATGTGTG AGAGGGAAGATAAcaaggggaaaatgagatatttGTTGGGCGAGTCAATGGGCGGAGCCATGGCTCTTCTTTTACACAGAAAGAAACCAGACTTCTGGCATGGTGCAATCCTGGTTGCCCCCATGTGCAAG ATTGCAGATGAAATGAGGCCACATCCTTTGATGATGTCCGTTTTAAATATGGTCACCAAGTTGGCTCCGCAATGGAAGTTGAACCAAAATCAAGATATTGTCGATGTTGCTTTTAAAGAGCCTCAAGTAAGACAGCag ATTAGAGAAAACAAATATTGCTACAAAGGGCCGGCTTTCTTGAAAACTGGCTACGAACTTGCGAGAGTTAGCACAGATCTTGAGAAGAGGCTGCATGAG GTGACATTGCCGTTTCTGGTTCTCCACGGCGAGGACGATAAGGTGATTGATAAAAATGTGAGCCAGCAACTGTACAAAGTTGCAGCGAGCCAAGACAAGACCCTGAAGCTGTACCCAGGAATGTGGCACAGTTTGCTCTATGGAGAGCCACAGGATAATATCGACATTGTATTCAAAGACATTATCAGCTGGTTAGACAAAAGGTGTTCCAAAGCAAATTCAACATTGTAG
- the LOC123193340 gene encoding LOW QUALITY PROTEIN: spliceosome-associated protein 130 A-like (The sequence of the model RefSeq protein was modified relative to this genomic sequence to represent the inferred CDS: inserted 1 base in 1 codon), with protein sequence MYLYSLTLQQSTGILCAINGNFSGTKTPEIVVARGKILELLRPESSGKIESVLSTEIFGAIRSLAQFRLTGSQKDYIVVGSDSGRIVILEYNPSRNAFDKIHQETFGKSGCRRIVPGQYLAIDPKGRAVMIGACEKQKLVYVLNRDTAARLTISSPLEAHKSHTIVYSICGVDCGFDNPIFAAIELDYSEADQDSTGQAASEAQKQLTFYELDLGLNHVSRKWSEPVDNGANMLVTVPGGGDGPSGVLVCAENFVIYKNQGHPDVRAVIPRRVDLPAERGVLIVSAATHRQKLLFFFLLQTEYGDIFKVTLEHDNEHVRELKIKYFDTIPVTASMCVLKSGFLFTASEFGNHALYQFQAIGDGPDVEASSATLMETEEGFQPVFFQPRGLKNLVRIEQVESLMPIMDMKISNLFEEEAPQIFTLCGRGPRSSLRILRPGLAVSEMAVSQLPGVPSAVWTVKKNANDEFDAYIVVSFNNATLVLSIGETVEEVSDSGFLDTTPSLAVSLIGDDSLMQVHPSGIRHIREDGRINEWRTPGKRTIVKVGSNRLQVVIALSGGELIYFEVDMTGQLMEVEKHEMSGDVACLDIAPVPEGRQRSRFLAVGSYDNTVRILSLDPDDCMQILSVQSVSSPPESLLFLEVQASVGGEDGADHPASLFLNAGLQNGVLFRTVVDMVTGQLSDSRSRFLGLRPPKLFSVVVGGRTAMLCLSSRPWLGYIHRGRFLLTPLSYETLEYAASFSSDQCVEGVVSVAGNALRVFTIEKLGETFNETAIPLRYTPRKFVLQPKRRLLVIIESDQGAFTAEEREAAKKECFETTGTAENGNGNVDQMENGDDENKDDPLSDEQYGYPXAEADKWVSCIRVLDPRTGNTTCLLELQDSEAAFSVCTVNFHDKEYGTLLAVGTAKGLQFWPKRSIVAGYIHIYRFLEDGKTLELLHKTQVEGVPLALCQFQGRLLAGIGNVLRLYDLGKKRLLRKCENKLFPNSIVSVHTYRDRIYVGDIQESFHFCKYRRDENQLYIFADDCVPRWVTASHHIDFDTVAGADKFGNVYFVRLPQDVSDEIEEDPTGGKIKWEQGKLNGAPNKVEEIVQFHVGDVVTSMQKASLVPGGGECIIYGTVMGSLGALLAFTSRDDVDFFSHLEMHMRQEHPPLCGRDHMTFRSAYFPVKDVIDGDLCEQFPTLPLDLQRKIADELDRTPGEILKKLEEIRNRIV encoded by the exons ATGTATCTCTACAGTCTGACTCTCCAACAATCCACAGGCATACTCTGCGCAATCAATGGAAACTTTTCGGGAACCAAAACCCCCGAAATCGTCGTAGCACGTGGCAAAATCCTCGAGCTTCTCCGCCCCGAAAGTTCCGGCAAAATCGAAAGTGTTCTTTCCACTGAAATTTTTGGTGCCATTCGCTCCCTCGCTCAGTTCCGTCTCACCGGCTCTCAGAAGGACTACATCGTTGTCGGGTCAGATTCGGGTCGGATCGTTATTCTTGAGTACAATCCTTCTCGAAATGCCTTCGATAAAATCCACCAAGAAACTTTCGGTAAATCAGGTTGTCGCCGGATCGTTCCGGGTCAGTATTTGGCTATTGACCCAAAAGGTCGTGCCGTTATGATTGGTGCTTGTGAGAAGCAAAAATTAGTTTATGTTTTGAATAGAGATACTGCTGCTAGATTAACTATTTCGTCTCCATTAGAAGCTCATAAATCTCACACTATTGTTTATTCTATATGTGGTGTTGATTGTGGATTCGACAACCCAATCTTTGCGGCAATTGAGTTGGATTACTCTGAGGCTGACCAGGATTCAACTGGTCAAGCAGCTAGCGAGGCACAAAAGCAATTGACATTTTATGAATTAGATTTAGGGCTTAATCATGTCTCGCGAAAATGGTCAGAACCGGTTGATAATGGAGCGAATATGTTAGTTACAGTGCCTGGAGGAGGGGATGGGCCTAGTGGGGTTTTAGTTTGTGCTGAGAATTTTGTGATTTATAAGAATCAGGGTCATCCAGATGTTAGGGCTGTAATTCCTAGGCGAGTTGATTTGCCAGCTGAGCGTGGAGTTTTGATAGTTTCAGCTGCCACGCATAGGcagaaattattgtttttctttttgttgcaGACAGAGTATGGAGACATATTTAAGGTTACTTTAGAACATGATAATGAGCATGTTCGTGAATTAAAGATCAAGTATTTTGATACTATTCCTGTGACCGCATCCATGTGTGTGTTGAAATCGGGGTTTTTGTTTACTGCTTCAGAGTTTGGCAACCATGCTTTGTATCAGTTTCAGGCAATAGGGGATGGCCCTGATGTGGAAGCCTCCTCAGCCACATTGATGGAGACTGAAGAAGGATTTCAACCTGTGTTTTTTCAGCCTAGAGGGCTCAAGAATCTTGTTAGGATTGAACAAGTTGAGAGTTTGATGCCAATTATGGATATgaagatttcaaatttgttcGAGGAGGAAGCACCTCAGATTTTTACTTTATGTGGGCGTGGTCCTCGTTCGTCACTTAGGATATTGAGGCCAGGTCTGGCTGTTAGTGAGATGGCTGTGTCACAGCTCCCTGGTGTCCCTAGTGCTGTTTGGACTGTGAAAAAGAATGCAAATGATGAGTTTGATGCATACATTGTTGTTTCTTTTAACAATGCAACTCTTGTGCTTTCAATTGGTGAAACTGTTGAAGAAGTTAGTGATAGTGGGTTTCTGGATACTACCCCCTCACTTGCTGTTTCTTTAATTGGTGATGATTCTCTAATGCAAGTTCATCCCAGTGGCATTAGGCATATAAGGGAAGATGGGCGTATTAATGAGTGGAGAACACCTGGAAAGAGGACGATTGTTAAGGTTGGCTCCAATAGACTTCAAGTGGTCATTGCTCTAAGTGGAGGTGAGCTCATTTACTTTGAGGTGGATATGACTGGACAACTGATGGAAGTGGAGAAGCATGAAATGTCTGGAGATGTGGCTTGTTTGGACATTGCCCCAGTTCCAGAAGGAAGGCAGAGATCCCGATTTCTTGCAGTTGGTTCATATGACAACACAGTCCGTATCTTATCATTGGATCCTGATGACTGCATGCAGATTCTTAGTGTCCAAAGTGTGTCATCACCTCCCGAATCTCTCCTTTTTCTCGAAGTTCAGGCATCAGTTGGTGGGGAGGATGGTGCTGATCACCCAGCTAGTCTTTTCCTCAACGCAGGTTTGCAGAATGGGGTTCTGTTCAGAACAGTGGTTGATATGGTGACTGGTCAGCTTTCGGATTCCCGTTCCAGGTTCTTGGGGCTGAGACCGCCAAAGCTCTTTTCTGTTGTTGTGGGAGGCCGCACTGCAATGCTTTGTTTGTCCAGTCGACCCTGGCTTGGCTATATTCACCGAGGACGTTTCCTTTTGACACCTCTTTCCTATGAGACTCTTGAATATGCTGCTTCGTTTTCATCTGATCAGTGTGTGGAAGGTGTTGTTTCTGTTGCAGGGAATGCGCTGAGGGTTTTTACCATTGAGAAACTTGGAGAAACTTTTAATGAAACTGCTATTCCCTTAAGGTATACCCCCAGAAAGTTTGTTCTTCAACCTAAGAGGAGATTGCTAGTAATTATTGAGAGTGATCAAGGAGCATTCACTGCAGAAGAGCGAGAAGCTGCAAAGAAAGAATGCTTTGAGACCACTGGAACGGCAGAAAATGGAAATGGTAATGTGGATCAGATGGAAAATGGTGATGATGAGAATAAAGATGATCCCCTCTCTGATGAGCAGTATGGTTATC AGGCAGAGGCAGACAAATGGGTTTCCTGCATCAGAGTTCTTGACCCTCGCACAGGCAACACAACTTGTCTTCTGGAGCTTCAGGACAGTGAAGCTGCCTTCAGTGTATGCACTGTCAATTTTCATGATAAGGAGTATGGAACTCTTTTAGCAGTTGGTACAGCCAAAGGACTGCAGTTTTGGCCCAAAAGAAGCATAGTTGCAGGATACATTCATATTTATCGGTTCTTGGAAGATGGGAAAACCCTTGAACTTTTGCACAAGACACAAGTGGAAGGTGTTCCACTTGCTTTATGCCAGTTTCAGGGAAGATTACTTGCTGGAATAGGTAATGTTCTCAGATTGTATGACTTGGGGAAGAAGAGGTTGCTTAGAAAATGTGAGAATAAGCTGTTCCCTAACTCTATAGTTTCTGTACATACCTATCGTGATCGAATCTATGTTGGTGATATTCAAGAG TCGTTCCATTTCTGCAAGTATAGACGGGATGAAAATCAACTTTATATATTTGCTGATGATTGTGTTCCAAGATGGGTTACAGCATCACACCACATAGATTTTGACACTGTGGCTGGTGCGGACAAGTTTGGGAATGTCTATTTTGTGCGACTGCCGCAGGATGTTTCAGATGAGATAGAAGAGGATCCAACTGGTGGGAAGATAAAATGGGAACAGGGTAAACTGAATGGAGCTCCCAACAAAGTAGAGGAGATAGTACAGTTCCATGTGGGTGATGTAGTCACATCCATGCAGAAGGCATCTCTCGTTCCAGGTGGTGGGGAGTGCATCATTTATGGGACTGTTATGGGTAGCTTAGGAGCATTGCTTGCATTCACTTCTCGAGATGATGTTGACTTCTTTTCTCACCTGGAGATGCATATGAGGCAAGAACACCCACCATTGTGTGGACGAGATCACATGACTTTTAGATCTGCATATTTTCCTGTGAAG GATGTAATTGATGGAGATCTATGTGAACAGTTCCCTACGCTGCCACTGGATTTGCAAAGAAAAATTGCTGATGAATTGGATAGGACTCCCGGGGAGATCCTTAAGAAACTTGAAGAAATTAGAAACAGGATCGTTTAA
- the LOC123193017 gene encoding dirigent protein 9-like: MHHKFTSFSNRKNPSMAKALLFTSNSLKATVCLFFVVIGLKCGHSARILDEVDPQPPVIDDIPHQPTLPSGRFPAIVPTATREDDADPPLPEEAEAPTVIMASGTETPPLSFFMHDILGGSHPSARVVTGIIAQTEINGIPFSKLNDNIFSVLGGTPLFNPNNLITQNNVPFLTGLNGAQPNTVLQNTGNDHVFANDKNQPFVSAGQLPPGSSLQKLMFGTVTVIDDELTEGHELGSGVVGRAQGFYLASSLDGTSQTIALTALLHGGEHNHEYEDSISFFGVHRTASPESQIAVVGGTGKYENAKGYATVETIHQEDQHTTDGVDMIVKFSVHITE; this comes from the coding sequence ATGCATCACAAATTCACTTCCTTCTCCAACAGGAAAAATCCATCAATGGCTAAAGCTCTCTTATTCACCTCCAACTCACTCAAGGCAACAGTCTGCCTCTTTTTCGTCGTCATCGGTCTGAAATGTGGTCACTCAGCAAGAATCCTTGACGAAGTGGATCCACAACCCCCCGTTATTGATGACATACCCCACCAACCCACTCTTCCTAGTGGCCGATTTCCAGCCATCGTCCCCACGGCCACGCGGGAGGACGATGCTGACCCACCACTCCCGGAAGAAGCTGAAGCCCCAACTGTAATTATGGCATCTGGCACAGAAACCCCACCTTTGTCCTTCTTCATGCATGATATCCTAGGCGGATCCCACCCATCAGCCAGAGTAGTAACCGGGATCATTGCCCAAACAGAAATCAACGGCATACCTTTCTCCAAGTTAAACGACAACATCTTCTCGGTCCTCGGGGGGACCCCACTTTTCAACCCGAACAACCTTATAACCCAAAACAATGTGCCTTTCTTAACTGGCCTAAACGGCGCCCAACCCAACACTGTTTTACAAAACACCGGCAACGACCACGTTTTTGCCAATGACAAGAACCAACCTTTTGTCTCCGCCGGGCAGCTTCCACCGGGATCCTCCCTTCAGAAGCTGATGTTCGGCACAGTAACCGTGATCGACGATGAATTAACGGAAGGGCATGAGCTGGGATCAGGTGTAGTTGGCAGAGCTCAAGGGTTTTACTTAGCCAGCTCTCTGGATGGTACCAGTCAAACCATTGCATTGACGGCTTTGTTGCATGGAGGTGAACATAATCATGAATATGAGGATAGCATTAGCTTCTTCGGGGTGCATCGAACGGCGTCGCCTGAGTCACAGATTGCGGTGGTTGGTGGGACTGGAAAGTATGAGAATGCTAAAGGGTATGCGACGGTGGAAACAATTCATCAAGAAGATCAGCATACAACGGACGGTGTTGATATGATTGTCAAGTTTAGTGTTCATATTACAGAGTAA